From the Dehalococcoidia bacterium genome, one window contains:
- a CDS encoding LCP family protein, whose amino-acid sequence MLAFLVVLFALGAAYGALVLVSRIDEILFPGNGLRLSGGLGKLPGVDSGTGNGIGSERINFLVMGLDLRPSEGDAPSRSDTMFILTLDPKTKTAGILGIPRDLYVEIPYEDGGYYEDRINTAFIMGEVNGYSGGGRALAIDTVERNIGVKIHHYIIIDFEGFKELIDALGGVDVDVPEYLYDPEYSESELPGDYDPQEFFPGVQHMDGKTALAYARIRRPSNDFDRIQRQQRIIFAAMDAALDQGVLRNALELWKKYKDAIDTDVNDFQIPGLAALASDIPPEKVAALSLGACTTDWVTDEGAQVLLPAEDCIQRLVNALFSDQSILEENALVEIQDGTGEDSLAEETYDLLVDLGFPEESLISVLPPDGGVFPQTVILDFSGGTKDYTLSRLAEWLKVPPEQVRQALPEEEALRNTNADIVVQLASDVEAAMVD is encoded by the coding sequence TTGCTGGCGTTCCTGGTCGTTCTGTTTGCCCTCGGCGCCGCCTACGGCGCCCTCGTCCTCGTCAGCCGCATCGATGAGATCCTCTTTCCCGGAAACGGCCTGCGACTCAGCGGCGGCCTCGGTAAGCTGCCCGGGGTCGACAGCGGGACCGGCAACGGCATCGGCAGCGAGCGCATCAACTTCCTCGTGATGGGCCTCGACCTTCGCCCCTCGGAAGGCGACGCCCCCTCCCGCAGCGACACGATGTTCATCCTCACGCTCGACCCGAAGACGAAGACCGCCGGCATACTGGGGATCCCCCGTGACCTTTACGTCGAAATCCCCTACGAAGACGGCGGCTACTATGAGGACCGCATAAACACCGCCTTCATCATGGGCGAGGTCAACGGGTATTCGGGCGGGGGCCGCGCGCTCGCCATCGACACGGTCGAGCGCAACATCGGCGTAAAGATACACCATTACATCATCATCGACTTCGAGGGGTTCAAGGAACTTATCGACGCGCTCGGCGGCGTGGACGTCGACGTGCCGGAGTACCTGTACGACCCCGAGTACTCAGAGAGTGAACTGCCGGGCGACTACGACCCGCAGGAATTCTTTCCGGGGGTGCAGCACATGGACGGCAAGACCGCCCTCGCTTACGCCCGCATCCGCCGCCCATCGAACGATTTCGACCGCATACAAAGGCAGCAACGCATAATCTTCGCCGCCATGGACGCAGCCCTCGATCAGGGCGTCCTCCGCAATGCCCTTGAACTCTGGAAAAAGTACAAGGACGCCATCGACACCGACGTGAACGACTTCCAGATCCCGGGTCTCGCCGCGCTGGCCAGCGATATACCACCCGAGAAGGTGGCCGCTCTCTCGCTCGGCGCCTGCACCACGGACTGGGTCACCGATGAGGGCGCCCAGGTGCTGCTGCCTGCCGAAGACTGCATCCAGCGACTCGTCAACGCCCTCTTCTCCGACCAGAGCATCCTTGAAGAGAACGCGCTGGTGGAGATTCAGGACGGGACAGGTGAGGACAGCCTCGCGGAGGAAACGTATGACCTGCTTGTTGATCTCGGGTTTCCCGAGGAATCGCTCATCAGCGTCCTCCCACCCGACGGCGGCGTCTTCCCCCAGACTGTGATTCTGGACTTCAGTGGAGGAACGAAAGACTACACGCTCAGCAGGCTGGCCGAGTGGCTGAAAGTGCCGCCCGAGCAGGTCCGGCAGGCGCTGCCGGAGGAAGAGGCGCTCCGCAACACCAACGCCGACATCGTCGTGCAGCTGGCGTCGGACGTCGAAGCCGCAATGGTCGATTGA
- the rpsT gene encoding 30S ribosomal protein S20 — protein sequence MAESRSPAKRARQAERRRQRNRSVRSATRTEVRKALPLIEGGALEEAEKAVRHAVSALDKAAEKGIIHPNNAARRKSRLMRKYAAAAAAASATAEPAPAAPKARARRTKKKETGS from the coding sequence TTGGCAGAGAGCAGGTCCCCGGCGAAGCGGGCGCGACAGGCCGAGCGACGCCGTCAGCGAAACAGGTCTGTGCGGAGCGCCACCAGGACGGAGGTCCGCAAGGCCCTTCCCCTGATCGAAGGGGGAGCGCTCGAAGAAGCGGAGAAGGCCGTCCGCCACGCCGTGAGCGCGCTCGACAAGGCGGCGGAGAAGGGGATTATACATCCCAACAACGCGGCCCGTCGCAAGTCGCGGCTGATGAGGAAGTACGCGGCTGCCGCCGCTGCCGCCTCCGCGACGGCGGAGCCGGCGCCCGCCGCCCCCAAGGCGCGGGCCCGCCGCACGAAGAAAAAGGAGACCGGCTCCTAG